The Cynocephalus volans isolate mCynVol1 chromosome 2, mCynVol1.pri, whole genome shotgun sequence genome window below encodes:
- the MTX3 gene encoding metaxin-3 isoform X1, translated as MAAPLELSCWGGGWGLPSVHSESLVVMAYAKFSGAPLKVSIIDTTWRGSRGDIPILTTEDNIVSQPAKILNFLRKQKYNADYELSAKQGADTLAYIALLEEKLLPAVLHTFWVESDNYFTVTKPWFASQIPFPLSLILPGRMSKGALNRILLTRGEPPLYHLQEVEAQIYRDAKECLNLLSHRLGTSQFFFGDTPSTLDAYVFGFLAPLYKVRFPKVQLQEHLKQLSNLCRFCDDILNSYFRLSIGGMSPAGQETVDANLQKLTQLVNKESNLIEKMDDNLRQSPQLPPRKLPTLKLTPAEEESNSVQRLSL; from the exons ATGGCGGCCCCCTTGGAGCTCAGTTGCTGGGGAGGCGGCTGGGGGCTTCCGTCGGTACACAGCGAGTCCCTGGTGGTGATG GCTTATGCCAAATTTTCTGGTGCACCCTTGAAAGTCAGTATCATAGATACCACCTGGAGAGGTTCAAGAG GTGATATACCCATTTTGACAACTGAAGACAACATTGTTTCTCAGCCGGCAAAAATActaaactttttaagaaaacag aaatataatgctgATTATGAACTGTCAGCAAAACAAGGGGCAGATACTCTGGCTTACATTGCTCTCCTtgaagagaagcttctccctgcAGTG CTTCACACTTTCTGGGTTGAGAGTGATAATTACTTTACTGTGACAAAGCCATGGTTTGCTTCACAAATTCCTTTTCCCTTGAGTTTGATCCTGCCTGGAAGAATGTCTAAGGGAGCACTGAATAGGATTCTCTTGACCAGAGGAGAGCCTCCCCTCTACCACCTCCAAGAAGTGGAAGCACAG ATATACAGAGATGCCAAGGAGTGCCTAAATCTACTGTCACACAGATTGGGAAcatctcagtttttctttggagatAC GCCTTCTACCTTGGATGCctatgtttttggttttcttgctCCTCTTTATAAAGTACGGTTTCCTAAAGTTCAGTTACAAGAACATCTGAAACAGCTCTCCAACCTGTGTCGCTTTTGTGATGACATCCTAAACAGTTATTTTAGGCTTAGTATTGGAG GCATGTCTCCAGCTGGACAAGAAACAGTAGATGCAAATCTGCAGAAACTCACACAACTTGTAAATAAGGAATCCAACTTGATTGAAAAG ATGGATGACAATCTTCGCCAAAGCCCTCAACTTCCTCCTCGGAAACTGCCAACACTTAAACTGACTCCAGCAGAAGAAGAAAGTAATTCTGTACAACGGTTATCACTCTGA
- the MTX3 gene encoding metaxin-3 isoform X2 gives MAAPLELSCWGGGWGLPSVHSESLVVMAYAKFSGAPLKVSIIDTTWRGSRGDIPILTTEDNIVSQPAKILNFLRKQLHTFWVESDNYFTVTKPWFASQIPFPLSLILPGRMSKGALNRILLTRGEPPLYHLQEVEAQIYRDAKECLNLLSHRLGTSQFFFGDTPSTLDAYVFGFLAPLYKVRFPKVQLQEHLKQLSNLCRFCDDILNSYFRLSIGGMSPAGQETVDANLQKLTQLVNKESNLIEKMDDNLRQSPQLPPRKLPTLKLTPAEEESNSVQRLSL, from the exons ATGGCGGCCCCCTTGGAGCTCAGTTGCTGGGGAGGCGGCTGGGGGCTTCCGTCGGTACACAGCGAGTCCCTGGTGGTGATG GCTTATGCCAAATTTTCTGGTGCACCCTTGAAAGTCAGTATCATAGATACCACCTGGAGAGGTTCAAGAG GTGATATACCCATTTTGACAACTGAAGACAACATTGTTTCTCAGCCGGCAAAAATActaaactttttaagaaaacag CTTCACACTTTCTGGGTTGAGAGTGATAATTACTTTACTGTGACAAAGCCATGGTTTGCTTCACAAATTCCTTTTCCCTTGAGTTTGATCCTGCCTGGAAGAATGTCTAAGGGAGCACTGAATAGGATTCTCTTGACCAGAGGAGAGCCTCCCCTCTACCACCTCCAAGAAGTGGAAGCACAG ATATACAGAGATGCCAAGGAGTGCCTAAATCTACTGTCACACAGATTGGGAAcatctcagtttttctttggagatAC GCCTTCTACCTTGGATGCctatgtttttggttttcttgctCCTCTTTATAAAGTACGGTTTCCTAAAGTTCAGTTACAAGAACATCTGAAACAGCTCTCCAACCTGTGTCGCTTTTGTGATGACATCCTAAACAGTTATTTTAGGCTTAGTATTGGAG GCATGTCTCCAGCTGGACAAGAAACAGTAGATGCAAATCTGCAGAAACTCACACAACTTGTAAATAAGGAATCCAACTTGATTGAAAAG ATGGATGACAATCTTCGCCAAAGCCCTCAACTTCCTCCTCGGAAACTGCCAACACTTAAACTGACTCCAGCAGAAGAAGAAAGTAATTCTGTACAACGGTTATCACTCTGA
- the MTX3 gene encoding metaxin-3 isoform X3 produces MAAPLELSCWGGGWGLPSVHSESLVVMAYAKFSGAPLKVSIIDTTWRGSRGDIPILTTEDNIVSQPAKILNFLRKQKYNADYELSAKQGADTLAYIALLEEKLLPAVLHTFWVESDNYFTVTKPWFASQIPFPLSLILPGRMSKGALNRILLTRGEPPLYHLQEVEAQIYRDAKECLNLLSHRLGTSQFFFGDTPSTLDAYVFGFLAPLYKVRFPKVQLQEHLKQLSNLCRFCDDILNSYFRLSIGDG; encoded by the exons ATGGCGGCCCCCTTGGAGCTCAGTTGCTGGGGAGGCGGCTGGGGGCTTCCGTCGGTACACAGCGAGTCCCTGGTGGTGATG GCTTATGCCAAATTTTCTGGTGCACCCTTGAAAGTCAGTATCATAGATACCACCTGGAGAGGTTCAAGAG GTGATATACCCATTTTGACAACTGAAGACAACATTGTTTCTCAGCCGGCAAAAATActaaactttttaagaaaacag aaatataatgctgATTATGAACTGTCAGCAAAACAAGGGGCAGATACTCTGGCTTACATTGCTCTCCTtgaagagaagcttctccctgcAGTG CTTCACACTTTCTGGGTTGAGAGTGATAATTACTTTACTGTGACAAAGCCATGGTTTGCTTCACAAATTCCTTTTCCCTTGAGTTTGATCCTGCCTGGAAGAATGTCTAAGGGAGCACTGAATAGGATTCTCTTGACCAGAGGAGAGCCTCCCCTCTACCACCTCCAAGAAGTGGAAGCACAG ATATACAGAGATGCCAAGGAGTGCCTAAATCTACTGTCACACAGATTGGGAAcatctcagtttttctttggagatAC GCCTTCTACCTTGGATGCctatgtttttggttttcttgctCCTCTTTATAAAGTACGGTTTCCTAAAGTTCAGTTACAAGAACATCTGAAACAGCTCTCCAACCTGTGTCGCTTTTGTGATGACATCCTAAACAGTTATTTTAGGCTTAGTATTGGAG ATGGATGA